A genomic stretch from Lathyrus oleraceus cultivar Zhongwan6 chromosome 2, CAAS_Psat_ZW6_1.0, whole genome shotgun sequence includes:
- the LOC127117493 gene encoding fasciclin-like arabinogalactan protein 7: MKFSMIFLVSNILLLLSSSPAFAKTVSPPAPIAPTPTPTPAPAPAPDYVNLTELLDVAGPFHTFLGYLESTKVLDTFQNQANNTEEGITIFVPKDTAFNSLKKPSLSKLKDDQIKQVILFHALPHFYSLSDFKNLSQTSLTPTFAGGDYTLNFTDDSGTIRINSGWSITKVTSAVHATNPVAIYQVDKVLLPEAIFGTDIPPAPAPAPTPEIAPAADSPTEKSADSKSSSPSSSPDGSSAYKLVSYGIWSNIVLASCGLVMMLL; the protein is encoded by the coding sequence ATGAAGTTTTCAATGATTTTTCTTGTTAGCAACATTCTATTGCTTCTAAGTTCTTCACCAGCATTTGCCAAAACTGTAAGTCCACCGGCACCGATCGCGCCGACACCGACTCCAACTCCGGCCCCAGCACCTGCACCAGATTATGTAAACCTAACTGAACTACTCGATGTTGCTGGTCCATTTCACACTTTCCTTGGATACCTTGAATCCACAAAAGTGTTGGACACATTCCAAAACCAAGCAAACAACACAGAAGAAGGAATCACTATCTTTGTACCAAAAGACACTGCCTTCAATTCATTGAAGAAACCTTCTTTATCCAAACTCAAAGATGATCAAATAAAACAAGTGATCCTTTTCCATGCATTGCCGCATTTCTATTCGCTTTCCGATTTCAAAAACCTTAGCCAGACTAGCCTAACTCCCACGTTCGCCGGAGGCGATTACACACTGAATTTCACCGATGATTCAGGAACCATTCGCATTAACTCGGGATGGTCGATTACTAAAGTAACAAGTGCTGTTCATGCAACTAACCCTGTTGCAATTTATCAAGTTGATAAGGTCTTACTTCCCGAGGCTATTTTCGGAACTGATATTCCACCTGCACCGGCTCCGGCTCCTACACCAGAGATCGCGCCAGCAGCGGATTCTCCGACTGAGAAAAGTGCTGACAGTAAATCATCGTCGCCTTCGTCTTCGCCAGACGGTTCTTCTGCTTACAAGTTAGTCAGCTATGGAATTTGGAGCAACATTGTGTTGGCAAGTTGTGGTTTGGTGATGATGTTGTTGTGA